The Plasmodium brasilianum strain Bolivian I chromosome 14, whole genome shotgun sequence genome contains a region encoding:
- a CDS encoding ribosome-binding factor A — protein MNLVNSQKFVTGFTRRVNLFFGTFRGRKRKERYDDLENKHLYWCINNLKKEYLNERNENFVQTIENDKLDEGISDIVGISSIPDNSIINERTEKYFLKEEGIKNIEKDKLEEIKKLFNPSLNMFIDKEKNSSHIADSHLLKKVEEQKIKYSNSSDELVEKQNKGISHEGVINGDIGKSSKNSFISKKAERMRRNVYSVKSVNSVYNVYSKDSVNNTHNSQNNEYSEKTESSNRLTKNSFDRFMHNKREDSNRGNSDNSVSQESNKLDNEQNTKHLENLKDYNFADANKSIDKSIFDYESLKGKSTYQDLTHEEYDYMNNLYLKKCDIDRKIRWFKMSNILNPVKEAKSIIKSLKLSKNDEKIKEAEEEQNEFLVKEDIKPHYENEGNFAHKIERICEQNQYDEIVSRIRMKIRKEKLENSKIIKEKVPNVARHILDPIKYHVNRRKVRTEKLLHTHLEQLLNCNNSYFRSYLLNGLSISIHHLEMKSNRSICKIVYSLLNKNVTHKSIQDKLEKVAFILRKLLARKLQLGYTPPLKFIPLKDQQEKNIKNLQYYKLYAKYNYPTHSTSRGEQCTKLMHFYNKDLAGF, from the coding sequence ATGAACTTAGTGAATAGTCAAAAATTTGTGACAGGCTTTACAAGAAGAGTAAATCTATTTTTCGGCACATTTAGGGGAAGGAAACGAAAAGAAAGGTATGATGATTTggaaaataaacatttatattggTGCATtaataacttaaaaaaagaatatttaaatgaacgaaatgaaaattttgttcAAACAATTGAAAATGATAAACTCGATGAGGGGATATCAGACATCGTTGGAATAAGTAGTATTCCAGATAACagtataataaatgaaagaacagaaaaatattttttaaaagaagagggtataaaaaatatagagaaaGATAAATTAGAAGAGATAAAGAAACTTTTTAACCCATCcttaaatatgtttatagaCAAGGAGAAAAATAGTTCTCACATCGCTGACAGCCATCTTTTGAAAAAAGTggaagaacaaaaaataaaatatagtaacAGTTCAGACGAATTGgttgaaaaacaaaacaagGGGATATCACATGAGGGGGTAATAAATGGGGACATTGGAAAATCAtcaaaaaattcttttatcaGCAAGAAAGCGGAAAGGATGAGAAGAAATGTGTACAGTGTGAAAAGTGTAAATAGTGTGTATAATGTGTATAGTAAGGACAGTGTGAACAATACGCATAATAGCCAAAATAATGAGTATTCGGAAAAAACAGAAAGTAGCAATAGGCTGACAAAAAATAGTTTTGACCGTTTTATGCATAACAAACGGGAAGACTCAAATAGGGGGAATAGCGACAACTCAGTAAGTCAAGAGAGTAACAAATTGGATAATGAGCAAAACACGAAACATTTAGAAAACTTGAAGGATTATAACTTTGCTGATGCTAATAAAAGTATAGATAAATCCATTTTTGATTATGAAAGCTTAAAGGGAAAGAGTACGTACCAAGATTTAACACATGAGGAATAtgattatatgaataatttatatcttaAAAAGTGTGATATAGATAGAAAAATAAGATGGTTTAAAATGAGTAATATCCTTAACCCTGTTAAGGAAGCAAAGAGTATTATAAAATCActaaaattaagtaaaaatgatgaaaaaataaaagaggcAGAAGAAGAACAAAACGAATTTCTCGTAAAAGAAGACATCAAACCGCATTATGAAAATGAAGGAAATTTCGCTCATAAAATAGAAAGGATATGTGAACAAAATCAATATGATGAAATAGTTTCAAGAATAAgaatgaaaataagaaaggaaaaattagaaaattctaaaataattaaagaaaaagtacCTAATGTAGCTAGACATATATTAGACCCTATAAAATATCATGTAAATAGAAGAAAAGTAAGAACAGAAAAACTTTTACATACACATTTAGAGCAGTTATTAAATTGCAATAACTCTTATTTTAgatcatatttattaaacgGTTTGTCTATTTCTATTCATCACCTTGAAATGAAATCAAATAGATCTATATGTAAAAttgtttattcattattaaataaaaatgtcacacataaaagtatacaagacaaattagaaaaagtagcttttattttaagaaaattattagcTAGAAAACTTCAATTAGGTTATACACCTCCTTTGAAGTTTATACCGTTAAAAGAtcaacaagaaaaaaatattaaaaatttacaatactacaaattatatgcaaaatataattaccCTACTCATAGTACAAGTAGGGGGGAGCAATGTACAAAGCTAATGCATTTCTATAATAAAGATCTCGCTGGGTTTTAG